Proteins co-encoded in one Meiothermus sp. genomic window:
- a CDS encoding ferritin-like domain-containing protein has product MEPQPQNLARRKFVKVLTAAGLSTALAHNLVGQALAQSQNVSDLDVLNLALTAEYLATDAYTRALTVSFPSEIRDYLAEALKHEEAHVKALTDTIRGPFNAMPVARPQFTYGDLQFNAANRLKVLETLVALETAFTGAYLGAIPLIQNKAVLSAAASIAMNEEAHLAILRDAVLTLGGRVEGPQTPVGRAVAVAITPQQVTQAVQGFIRK; this is encoded by the coding sequence ATGGAACCGCAACCCCAAAATCTGGCCCGTAGGAAGTTCGTTAAGGTCTTGACCGCAGCCGGCCTCTCCACGGCCCTGGCCCATAACCTGGTGGGGCAGGCCCTGGCCCAGTCGCAAAACGTGAGCGACCTGGATGTGCTCAACCTGGCCCTCACGGCCGAGTACCTGGCTACCGATGCCTACACCCGCGCCCTCACGGTGAGCTTCCCCAGCGAGATCCGGGACTACCTGGCCGAAGCCCTGAAGCACGAGGAGGCCCACGTCAAGGCCCTGACCGACACCATCCGGGGCCCCTTCAACGCCATGCCCGTGGCCCGTCCGCAGTTTACCTACGGCGATCTGCAGTTCAACGCGGCCAACCGGCTGAAAGTACTGGAAACCCTGGTGGCCCTCGAGACCGCCTTTACCGGGGCCTACCTGGGGGCCATTCCCCTGATTCAGAACAAAGCCGTGCTCTCGGCGGCGGCCAGCATCGCCATGAACGAGGAGGCCCACCTGGCCATCCTGCGCGACGCGGTGCTGACCCTGGGCGGGCGGGTGGAAGGCCCGCAGACCCCGGTGGGCCGGGCGGTGGCCGTCGCCATCACCCCCCAGCAGGTCACTCAGGCTGTGCAGGGCTTTATTCGTAAGTAG
- a CDS encoding ribose-phosphate pyrophosphokinase, with the protein MERPLMVFSGQSNLPLAKEIADNLGVPLGKSVTERFANDCLFVRYEQSLREGDIFIIQSLTPPVQDHLVELLMMIDAAKSSSAARVTAVIPYYAYARSDKKDAPRISIAARLVADLIQAAGADRVLTMTLHSAQVHGFFKVPVDHLSAEPVIANYFATRVERLENAVVVAPDAGDIKRASSLARRLALPIAFIDKQRLSDTEVTSRGLVGDVRGKTALVVDDEVSTAGTLVQAADSLMQNGAQAVYAAFTHGVYVGPAIDRIEKAPIAEVAATNTCAYKAKPSSKVQQLSVGPLFAEAIWRIHRGESVSSLFT; encoded by the coding sequence ATGGAACGACCCTTGATGGTGTTTAGCGGACAGTCCAATCTACCCCTGGCCAAAGAAATAGCCGACAACCTGGGGGTTCCTCTTGGTAAGAGCGTTACCGAGCGCTTTGCCAACGACTGTCTCTTCGTTCGATACGAGCAAAGCCTTCGCGAGGGCGATATTTTCATCATTCAATCACTCACGCCCCCGGTGCAGGATCATCTCGTAGAGCTTCTAATGATGATCGACGCGGCCAAAAGCAGCAGCGCGGCCCGCGTCACTGCGGTCATTCCCTACTACGCCTACGCCCGCAGCGACAAAAAAGACGCTCCCCGTATCTCGATTGCGGCAAGGCTGGTCGCCGATCTGATCCAGGCCGCCGGGGCCGACCGGGTGCTGACCATGACGCTTCACTCAGCCCAGGTGCACGGCTTTTTTAAGGTTCCCGTAGACCACCTTTCGGCCGAACCGGTGATTGCCAACTACTTTGCTACCCGTGTAGAAAGGCTAGAAAATGCTGTGGTGGTAGCACCCGACGCTGGCGATATCAAGCGGGCGAGTTCGCTGGCACGCCGTCTGGCCCTGCCGATCGCTTTCATCGATAAGCAGCGGCTTTCCGATACCGAGGTGACCTCGAGGGGGTTGGTGGGTGATGTGCGGGGCAAAACGGCCCTGGTGGTAGATGACGAGGTTTCCACAGCTGGAACCCTGGTGCAGGCCGCCGATTCCCTCATGCAAAATGGCGCGCAGGCTGTCTATGCGGCCTTCACGCACGGAGTGTATGTGGGCCCGGCCATTGACCGGATCGAGAAAGCGCCCATTGCCGAGGTGGCGGCAACCAATACCTGCGCCTACAAGGCCAAGCCCAGCAGCAAAGTCCAGCAGCTCAGTGTGGGGCCCCTTTTCGCCGAGGCCATCTGGCGGATTCACCGGGGGGAATCGGTCTCGAGCCTGTTTACCTAA
- a CDS encoding Xaa-Pro peptidase family protein has protein sequence MDIAKAQGALQEARIPGWLLYSFQGSNILALEALGLQGLMLSRRFAYLIPAYGELIFIVHAIEKTSFPNLPGRWVVFSSYQQFVQALQTYVAPLGRIAMEYHPGGGIPYLSRIDAGTLELLRGMGLEVVSSAEILLQFQTWTPADLAAHKRAAAGIEAALEHALGFVRNRLDHPPSELEVQAEISKVFASRGLVFDHPPMVAYGPNAANPHHTVGESRLERGQVMLIDLWCKEPGGPYADVTWMAGWDVPEEVHRAWAVVRDARNAALEFCRQAYADGRQPRGFELDRAARQVIEQAGLGAYVLHRTGHHLGFSATHGNGTHLDDLETHDTRPLIPGLAFTIEPGVYPGPFGIRSEINVFLHKTGPEVTTGLQQEMEQL, from the coding sequence ATGGACATTGCCAAAGCCCAAGGAGCCTTGCAAGAAGCCCGCATCCCCGGTTGGTTGCTCTACAGTTTTCAGGGGAGCAACATTCTGGCCCTGGAAGCTCTGGGGCTACAGGGACTTATGCTTAGCCGCCGCTTTGCCTATCTGATACCAGCCTACGGCGAACTCATCTTTATCGTTCATGCCATCGAAAAGACCAGTTTTCCCAACCTCCCGGGCCGGTGGGTGGTGTTCTCGAGCTACCAGCAGTTTGTGCAAGCCTTGCAAACGTATGTAGCCCCACTGGGCCGCATTGCTATGGAGTATCACCCTGGCGGGGGGATTCCTTACCTCTCGCGCATCGACGCTGGAACCCTGGAGCTGCTGCGGGGTATGGGCCTCGAGGTGGTTTCCTCGGCGGAAATCCTGTTGCAGTTCCAAACCTGGACGCCTGCCGACCTGGCCGCTCATAAGCGCGCGGCCGCGGGGATCGAGGCCGCTCTGGAACACGCCCTGGGTTTTGTACGAAATCGGCTCGACCACCCCCCAAGCGAGCTCGAGGTGCAGGCCGAAATCAGCAAGGTGTTTGCCTCCAGAGGACTGGTATTCGATCATCCCCCCATGGTGGCCTACGGCCCCAACGCCGCCAATCCCCACCACACCGTGGGGGAAAGCCGGCTGGAGCGGGGTCAGGTGATGCTGATTGACCTGTGGTGCAAAGAACCCGGCGGCCCCTACGCCGACGTAACCTGGATGGCCGGTTGGGATGTACCCGAAGAGGTTCACCGTGCCTGGGCGGTGGTGCGCGACGCGCGGAACGCGGCGCTCGAGTTCTGCCGACAGGCCTATGCCGACGGGCGACAACCCCGGGGGTTCGAACTCGACCGGGCGGCCCGGCAGGTGATCGAGCAGGCTGGCCTGGGGGCCTATGTGCTGCACCGCACCGGCCACCACCTGGGCTTCAGCGCCACCCACGGCAACGGCACCCACCTCGACGACCTCGAGACCCACGATACCCGCCCCCTGATTCCCGGCCTGGCTTTTACCATCGAACCCGGCGTTTATCCCGGCCCATTCGGCATCCGCAGTGAAATTAACGTCTTCCTGCACAAAACAGGCCCCGAGGTGACCACCGGTCTACAACAAGAAATGGAGCAGCTCTAG
- the erpA gene encoding iron-sulfur cluster insertion protein ErpA — protein sequence MRRLFVVQEQTVLSITPLAAERAKEILHRYNKPDAAIRVFIKSGGCSGYQYGMAVDERQLEGDTVVEMHGVRLVIDRMSLPLLAGSQVDWVENLMGGGFSVNNPNATSSCGCGHSFRTDGAKAPASEGSGGCCSG from the coding sequence ATGAGGAGGTTGTTTGTGGTTCAGGAGCAGACGGTGCTTTCCATTACGCCCCTGGCGGCTGAACGCGCCAAGGAGATTCTCCACCGCTATAACAAACCCGATGCGGCGATCCGGGTGTTCATTAAATCCGGCGGTTGTAGTGGCTATCAGTACGGTATGGCGGTGGATGAGCGGCAGCTCGAGGGCGACACCGTCGTGGAAATGCACGGGGTGCGCCTGGTGATTGATCGCATGTCTCTGCCGTTGTTGGCAGGTTCCCAGGTAGACTGGGTCGAAAACCTTATGGGCGGTGGCTTTAGCGTAAATAATCCCAACGCTACCTCTTCATGTGGCTGTGGGCACTCATTCCGCACCGATGGGGCTAAGGCTCCCGCGAGCGAGGGTAGCGGTGGCTGCTGCAGTGGTTGA
- a CDS encoding peptide ABC transporter substrate-binding protein, producing the protein MNRYSKIVALGLTLVAGAALAGPADNSLVIGASQEPRVLGGDFLSVISNQSIKTEIENYLFAPLIVQNLKAENEAVLATEVPTLANRRLRVTDIGGGKRRLEIDITLKPNLRWSDGDPLDTDDFAFFYEVGKAKGMAVLNPDYWERVSLRVRDKQNMTVVFEPAYYYDTYGSPIGYAPVHKMGPEWERVKAAAAPLNPDRDAQRLNELYRNFFQQFSSNQAINAGRMVYSGPFKVQRWVSNSSIELVRNPNFNAIVPQGGADKYVQRVIYRIIQNTNSLLVAILGGGIDATSTVGISADQARSKQLTSRAPGRFDIWAIPGAIWEHIDINKFTNVQRVRDLTLDDKRTRQALLHAINRDAWVQAFFDGAEPVSHTWVAPSNPLFNPNVKKYEYNPARARELLAQVGWRPGPDGILQRTVDGRTVRFEIEWVTTAGNAIRERTQQLFIEQWRQVGIAVKTANAPSAVVFADDFIQRAEEGKWLMFMFAWVSSLAEDGSLFQHKNLNTGAVQIPTKDNNYAGQNIGNWRNEEFDRLTSQGVLEFDEARRKQLFARAQEIWAEELPALPLRFRSNFLVVRTGLVNYVASTYSGGNGYPGWNSWEIGWASRGAVKRHDQAQAGGIAIK; encoded by the coding sequence ATGAATCGTTATAGCAAGATTGTTGCACTTGGTCTAACCTTGGTGGCCGGTGCAGCGCTGGCGGGCCCAGCCGACAACAGCCTGGTGATTGGGGCTTCCCAAGAGCCGCGGGTGCTGGGAGGCGACTTCCTAAGCGTGATCTCCAACCAGTCCATCAAGACCGAGATCGAAAACTACCTCTTCGCGCCCCTGATCGTGCAAAACCTGAAGGCTGAGAACGAGGCAGTGCTGGCTACCGAGGTGCCGACGCTGGCTAACCGCCGCCTGCGGGTAACCGATATCGGTGGGGGCAAACGCCGTCTGGAGATCGATATCACTCTGAAGCCCAACCTGCGTTGGTCGGATGGCGATCCCCTGGACACCGACGACTTCGCCTTCTTCTACGAAGTGGGCAAGGCCAAGGGTATGGCTGTGCTCAACCCGGACTACTGGGAGCGGGTTAGCCTGCGGGTGCGCGACAAGCAAAACATGACCGTGGTCTTTGAGCCGGCCTACTACTACGATACCTATGGTTCGCCCATCGGGTACGCGCCGGTGCACAAGATGGGCCCCGAGTGGGAGAGGGTCAAGGCGGCTGCGGCTCCCCTCAACCCCGACCGTGATGCCCAGCGCCTGAACGAGCTGTACCGCAACTTCTTCCAGCAGTTCAGCTCGAACCAGGCCATCAACGCCGGGCGCATGGTCTACAGCGGCCCCTTTAAGGTGCAGCGTTGGGTCTCCAACAGCTCCATCGAGCTGGTGCGCAACCCCAACTTCAACGCTATTGTGCCCCAGGGCGGTGCCGATAAGTACGTGCAGCGCGTAATCTACCGCATCATCCAGAACACCAACTCGCTCCTAGTAGCCATTCTGGGCGGTGGCATTGACGCGACCTCCACTGTGGGTATCTCGGCCGACCAGGCCCGCAGCAAGCAGCTCACCAGCCGTGCGCCGGGTCGCTTCGATATCTGGGCCATTCCGGGTGCCATCTGGGAGCACATCGATATCAACAAGTTCACCAACGTGCAGCGCGTGCGCGACCTGACCCTGGACGACAAGCGCACCCGCCAGGCCCTGTTGCACGCCATCAACCGTGACGCCTGGGTGCAGGCCTTCTTCGATGGGGCCGAGCCGGTTTCCCACACCTGGGTGGCGCCTTCCAACCCGCTCTTTAACCCCAACGTGAAGAAGTACGAGTACAACCCGGCCCGTGCCCGCGAGCTGCTGGCCCAGGTGGGCTGGCGCCCTGGCCCGGACGGCATCCTGCAACGCACGGTGGATGGCCGTACGGTGCGCTTTGAGATCGAGTGGGTAACTACCGCTGGCAACGCCATTCGCGAGCGTACCCAACAGCTCTTCATCGAGCAGTGGCGTCAGGTGGGCATTGCCGTCAAAACAGCCAACGCTCCCAGCGCGGTGGTCTTCGCCGACGACTTCATCCAGCGGGCTGAGGAAGGTAAGTGGCTGATGTTCATGTTCGCTTGGGTGAGCAGCCTGGCCGAAGATGGCAGCCTCTTCCAGCACAAGAACCTCAACACCGGTGCGGTGCAGATTCCCACCAAGGATAACAACTATGCCGGCCAGAACATCGGCAACTGGCGCAACGAGGAATTCGACCGCCTGACCAGCCAGGGCGTGCTCGAGTTCGACGAAGCCCGCCGCAAGCAGCTCTTTGCCCGTGCCCAGGAGATCTGGGCCGAGGAACTGCCTGCCCTGCCCTTGCGCTTCCGCTCCAACTTCCTGGTGGTGCGCACCGGTCTGGTCAACTACGTGGCCTCGACCTACTCGGGCGGCAACGGCTACCCCGGGTGGAACTCCTGGGAGATTGGCTGGGCCAGCCGTGGGGCTGTCAAGCGCCACGACCAAGCCCAGGCCGGCGGTATTGCCATCAAGTAA
- a CDS encoding peptide ABC transporter substrate-binding protein has translation MKRKLIALMVLGGLTLAGPQDNSLIIGAAQEPRVLAGDVVNAISNQSIKFEIENFLFAPIVQTTRDLNMIPVVVTEVPTQQNGRLRFTNVRPGVRRLELDYTIRPDAVWSDGRPITTDDVALYFEMGKTRGVPSTNVDFFDRATLRVRDARNFTVTLEPAYFYDLDINQVYYAPSHIMRAEWDRAKAAAAQTTDAARQAEIFRNFFTQFSTPQYLNSGRMVYSGPFTLTRWVPGSSIEMQRNPRFWIKPPGGEDKYVQRVIYRIIQNTNSLLVAILGGGIDAASSVSISFDQGRSKQLTSRAPGRFEIWAVETPFFEHLEINQFTNVQRVRDLMLDNVKTRQALIYAMNREGITKAFFDGLYTVAPTWVSPRNPMFNPNVAKYPYNPERARQLLAELGWRPGPDGILQRTVDGRTVRFEIEWATTAGNQVRERIQQFVAENYRQVGIAVRINNAPSAVVLGAQYRARAQEGTWTGFLHFAFSMGQADDGVRSACRDEEGKVVYVPTRENGFRGLNFGGWCNEEYDRLRNQAVTEFDVNRRKQLFARMQEIWANEVAMIPLYFQSDARVYKVGLLNYVSSTFANSAYPTIEPWLIGWQSRGAQKVYDQAKYGQPIK, from the coding sequence ATGAAACGTAAGCTCATTGCGCTAATGGTTTTGGGCGGACTGACGCTGGCAGGCCCTCAGGACAACAGCCTGATTATTGGAGCAGCTCAGGAGCCCAGGGTACTGGCGGGAGATGTGGTGAATGCCATCTCCAACCAGTCCATCAAGTTCGAAATCGAGAACTTTCTGTTTGCTCCCATTGTGCAAACCACCCGCGATCTGAATATGATCCCGGTGGTGGTGACGGAGGTGCCCACGCAACAAAACGGGCGCTTGCGATTTACCAATGTCCGGCCTGGGGTAAGGCGCCTCGAGCTCGACTACACCATCCGGCCCGATGCGGTCTGGTCGGACGGGCGTCCCATCACCACCGACGATGTGGCCCTGTACTTTGAAATGGGCAAGACCAGGGGCGTGCCCTCTACCAATGTCGACTTCTTCGACCGGGCTACCCTGCGGGTACGGGATGCCCGCAACTTTACGGTGACCCTCGAGCCGGCCTACTTCTACGATCTGGACATCAACCAGGTCTACTATGCCCCCAGCCACATCATGCGTGCCGAGTGGGACAGGGCCAAAGCTGCGGCAGCCCAGACCACCGATGCCGCGCGGCAGGCCGAGATTTTCCGCAACTTCTTTACCCAGTTTTCCACCCCGCAGTACCTGAACAGTGGCCGGATGGTCTACTCGGGCCCTTTTACCCTGACCCGCTGGGTGCCCGGTAGCAGTATCGAGATGCAGCGCAACCCTCGCTTCTGGATCAAGCCCCCAGGCGGCGAAGACAAGTATGTGCAGCGGGTAATCTACCGTATCATCCAGAACACCAACTCGCTCCTGGTGGCCATTCTGGGGGGAGGAATTGATGCGGCCTCGAGCGTCTCGATTTCCTTCGACCAGGGCCGCAGCAAGCAGCTCACCAGCCGCGCACCGGGCCGCTTTGAAATATGGGCGGTGGAAACGCCATTTTTTGAGCACCTGGAAATTAACCAGTTCACCAACGTGCAGCGGGTGCGCGACCTGATGCTGGATAACGTCAAGACACGCCAGGCCCTGATCTATGCCATGAACCGTGAGGGCATTACCAAGGCCTTCTTTGATGGGCTGTACACGGTGGCCCCCACCTGGGTTTCTCCAAGAAACCCCATGTTTAACCCCAACGTCGCCAAATACCCCTACAACCCGGAACGGGCCCGCCAACTCCTGGCCGAACTGGGTTGGCGGCCGGGGCCCGACGGCATTCTGCAGCGCACCGTGGATGGTCGCACCGTGCGTTTTGAAATCGAGTGGGCCACCACTGCCGGCAACCAGGTGCGCGAGCGCATCCAGCAGTTTGTGGCGGAGAACTACCGCCAGGTGGGGATTGCGGTGCGCATTAACAACGCACCCAGCGCAGTTGTACTCGGAGCGCAGTATCGGGCCAGGGCCCAAGAAGGCACCTGGACAGGCTTCCTGCACTTTGCCTTCAGTATGGGCCAGGCCGATGATGGGGTGCGTTCGGCCTGCCGCGACGAGGAGGGGAAGGTGGTCTATGTTCCCACTCGCGAAAACGGCTTCCGCGGTCTCAACTTTGGCGGCTGGTGCAACGAGGAGTACGACCGTTTGCGCAACCAGGCGGTCACCGAGTTCGATGTAAATCGGCGCAAGCAGTTGTTTGCCCGTATGCAGGAGATCTGGGCCAATGAAGTGGCGATGATCCCGCTGTACTTCCAGTCCGATGCGCGCGTGTACAAGGTGGGCCTGCTCAACTATGTCTCCTCGACCTTTGCTAACTCGGCCTACCCGACCATCGAGCCCTGGCTCATCGGCTGGCAGTCGCGCGGAGCCCAGAAGGTTTACGACCAGGCCAAGTACGGCCAGCCCATCAAGTAG
- a CDS encoding ABC transporter permease, with protein sequence MFAYTVRRLLQMIPLLFAASVVIFTLLALQPGDPLDELRQQNPRITAEQLEQLRRAYGLDQPLHVRYFKWLGRAIQGDFGQSRTYASPAGQIIFGQRLPRTLILSGAALTLALLIAIPVGIFSAVRQYSRADYIITFFSFVGFSMPIFFLGILLLFVFAVWLPERVPWFPKFPVQSISDFQWSQVLNGEITFFQFIGDWAFKLVLPVLALSTIQMAAWTRYMRASLLEVLNQDYVRTARAKGLNERIVLYKHALRNALIPIVTLVGLAIPGVFGGAVITETIFSYPGMGRAILDSLIEKDYNVAMAALAFLALLTAVFNLLADLMYAVVDPRIRYS encoded by the coding sequence GTGTTTGCTTACACGGTTCGCCGACTGCTGCAAATGATTCCACTGTTGTTTGCAGCCTCTGTAGTGATTTTCACCTTGTTGGCCCTACAACCCGGAGATCCGCTGGACGAGCTACGCCAGCAGAACCCACGGATCACTGCCGAGCAGCTCGAGCAGCTACGCCGTGCCTACGGCCTGGATCAGCCCCTGCATGTGCGCTATTTCAAGTGGCTGGGGCGGGCTATTCAGGGCGACTTTGGTCAGTCGCGCACCTACGCTTCGCCGGCTGGGCAGATTATTTTTGGTCAGCGCTTGCCGCGCACGCTGATTCTGTCCGGGGCGGCGCTTACCCTGGCCTTGCTGATAGCCATACCGGTGGGCATTTTCTCGGCGGTAAGGCAGTACAGCCGAGCCGACTACATAATCACCTTCTTCTCGTTCGTGGGCTTCTCGATGCCAATTTTCTTCCTGGGCATCTTGCTGCTGTTCGTTTTTGCAGTGTGGTTGCCGGAGCGGGTACCGTGGTTCCCCAAGTTCCCGGTGCAGAGCATCTCCGACTTCCAGTGGTCACAGGTGCTCAACGGCGAGATCACCTTCTTCCAGTTCATCGGCGACTGGGCTTTCAAGCTGGTGCTGCCAGTGCTGGCCCTCTCCACCATCCAGATGGCTGCCTGGACGCGCTATATGCGGGCGAGTTTGCTCGAGGTTCTGAACCAGGACTATGTACGCACGGCTCGAGCCAAAGGCCTGAACGAGCGCATCGTGCTCTATAAGCACGCCCTACGCAACGCCCTTATCCCCATCGTGACGCTGGTGGGTCTGGCGATCCCGGGTGTTTTTGGAGGGGCGGTTATTACCGAAACGATCTTCTCATACCCCGGCATGGGACGGGCTATCTTGGACTCTCTAATAGAGAAAGACTATAACGTAGCAATGGCAGCGCTGGCTTTTCTGGCCTTACTGACGGCTGTTTTCAACCTACTGGCCGACTTGATGTATGCGGTGGTAGATCCCCGCATCCGCTATAGTTAG